In one Candidatus Omnitrophota bacterium genomic region, the following are encoded:
- a CDS encoding archease, whose protein sequence is MGKDFYQILDHTADIGMRVQAKDLSGLFRNAGLALFDISAQKVNPSKTESHQMVVMQKGANAEELLVNWLNQLLYLSQTESMVFEDFKINQVSDKFIDAVAVGVDMNHYKVNTEIKAATYHELKLSQTPRGYQAQVVFDV, encoded by the coding sequence ATGGGAAAAGATTTTTACCAGATCTTAGATCATACCGCAGATATCGGCATGCGGGTGCAGGCAAAAGACTTATCTGGCCTTTTCCGTAATGCTGGCTTGGCGCTTTTTGATATTTCTGCTCAAAAAGTCAATCCCTCTAAAACAGAAAGCCATCAAATGGTTGTGATGCAAAAAGGCGCTAACGCTGAAGAGCTTTTAGTGAATTGGCTGAATCAATTATTGTATTTGTCGCAGACGGAATCAATGGTTTTTGAGGATTTTAAGATCAATCAGGTAAGTGACAAATTCATAGATGCTGTTGCTGTGGGCGTAGATATGAATCATTATAAAGTTAATACTGAAATAAAAGCTGCTACCTACCACGAACTTAAGCTTTCCCAAACCCCGCGCGGTTACCAGGCCCAGGTTGTCTTTGATGTCTGA
- a CDS encoding aspartate ammonia-lyase, protein MEYRREKDSLGEMKIASGVYWGIHTQRALENFPLTGQKVNFSLIKAYCLVKKACAQANRELKLLDDQKAGAIIQACDEIAEGKFIESFPVDALQGGSGTSTNMNVNEVLANRAIEILGGKIGDYTLVNPIQDVNLNQSTNDTYPTALKIAAIFKFRELSAQIAGLQGVFQKKEKEFAKVVKIGRTELQEAVPITLGLEFSAFSEAVARDRWRAFKCEERLRLVNIGGTAVGTGLTAPRSYIFLVIETLRQATGLGLARGETVLDQTANSDSFVEVSGILKAHASNLIKISHDLRLLNLLGEISLAKAQAGSSIMPGKINPVILEVVAQAGMKVIANDLIITQSCSSGSLQINEFMPSIAQALLESLDVLINTNRIFAAHASGIIANPEKCLWYFNRSPAIVTALLPYIGYDRAQALLDEFRKSAKEDLRLFLEEKLGKQLIDKVFDPYNLISLGYKQDEKNS, encoded by the coding sequence ATGGAATATCGCAGAGAAAAAGATTCGCTTGGTGAAATGAAAATCGCCTCAGGTGTTTATTGGGGAATCCATACTCAAAGGGCGCTGGAGAATTTCCCGCTTACCGGGCAAAAAGTAAATTTTTCCTTGATCAAGGCTTATTGCCTGGTGAAAAAAGCCTGCGCCCAGGCAAATCGCGAATTAAAACTTCTGGATGATCAAAAAGCTGGCGCGATCATTCAGGCTTGCGATGAAATTGCAGAGGGGAAATTTATTGAATCCTTTCCGGTTGATGCTTTGCAAGGCGGCTCCGGAACATCTACCAATATGAATGTGAACGAAGTTTTGGCTAATCGCGCGATTGAAATCTTGGGCGGAAAAATTGGCGATTATACTTTGGTCAATCCGATCCAGGACGTTAATCTCAATCAATCTACCAACGACACATATCCTACAGCTTTAAAGATTGCGGCTATCTTTAAATTCCGGGAATTAAGCGCACAGATCGCCGGGCTTCAGGGAGTTTTTCAGAAAAAAGAAAAGGAATTCGCTAAGGTTGTTAAAATCGGCCGGACCGAATTACAGGAAGCTGTTCCCATAACTTTGGGTTTGGAATTTAGCGCCTTTAGCGAGGCTGTTGCCCGCGACCGCTGGAGGGCTTTTAAATGCGAAGAGCGCTTGCGTTTGGTTAATATCGGCGGGACCGCGGTAGGCACAGGTTTAACCGCGCCGCGCAGTTATATTTTCTTAGTCATAGAAACCCTGCGCCAGGCGACCGGCCTTGGCTTGGCAAGAGGCGAGACAGTGCTTGACCAGACCGCCAACAGCGATAGCTTTGTGGAGGTTTCCGGAATATTAAAAGCCCATGCTTCAAATTTAATAAAAATTTCCCATGACCTGCGCTTGTTGAATCTTTTGGGAGAGATTTCTCTAGCCAAAGCGCAAGCCGGCTCTTCAATTATGCCGGGGAAAATTAATCCGGTGATCTTGGAAGTAGTTGCGCAAGCCGGGATGAAAGTTATTGCTAATGACCTTATTATCACTCAATCCTGTTCTTCAGGAAGCCTGCAGATAAATGAGTTTATGCCCTCTATTGCTCAGGCATTGCTTGAGTCGCTGGATGTTTTAATCAATACAAACCGTATATTTGCCGCGCACGCCTCCGGGATAATCGCCAATCCGGAAAAATGCCTCTGGTATTTTAACAGAAGCCCGGCGATTGTTACCGCTTTATTGCCTTATATCGGTTACGATAGAGCGCAAGCGCTTCTTGATGAATTCAGAAAATCCGCGAAAGAAGACCTGCGCTTGTTTCTTGAGGAGAAACTGGGGAAGCAATTGATAGATAAGGTATTTGATCCGTATAACCTTATTTCTTTAGGCTACAAACAAGATGAAAAAAACTCCTAA
- a CDS encoding iron-only hydrogenase system regulator, whose amino-acid sequence MEKHLGAVVVIIKKREEAAPKVNQILTEFGKIIIARMGFPYHERKVNVITLIVDGTTDEIGALTGKLGMFKSVTVKSTLAKV is encoded by the coding sequence ATGGAAAAACATTTGGGAGCGGTAGTAGTTATCATCAAAAAAAGAGAAGAAGCAGCGCCTAAAGTGAATCAAATCTTAACTGAATTCGGCAAGATCATCATCGCCAGAATGGGCTTTCCTTATCATGAACGCAAAGTGAATGTGATCACTCTGATCGTGGACGGTACTACTGATGAAATCGGAGCACTGACCGGAAAGTTAGGGATGTTTAAGAGCGTGACCGTGAAAAGTACCCTGGCTAAGGTTTAA
- the glgP gene encoding alpha-glucan family phosphorylase: MPDKQLEEFLSLVEVDDFDNIYSVDIKDGKYFGFPLGSIIEAEKRLRSEKENPLAYFSMEYGLATSFYNRFQSVRLTDSRNKVAEHEVFSNYRLADYFFTLKLDSLEDLPIYSGGLGVLAGDTLKTMADYHLPAVGVGILWNTGYFRQRFFFKYGQFPEAMHWHAHSYPGLVPLKNKVVVSLRNCNLYLKLWKYYVYSYKHDYVIPLVLLDADVPENEGSFRRLTDQLYRSESLTAQIMQRIVLGMGGALAVDELKYKINTYHMNEGHAVFAFVGRARGVPADGIKELSQHFVYTCHTPVAAGHDRYPVSDLSAILKSEDCALIEALGKENNDTVNLTLLSINASRAVNAVALSHQRVMHLQFPRYKDKVQYVTNGVHSHTWMSDRFKALLEKYSSSIGDVRANPMGLDKTKKLASDMNFRFDIWQAHQENKADFCNMLEKWKINKDVLTICWARRIASYKRPGMILQDAQALIDIAKKFGPLQVILAGKAHPKDNLGFTYINQLLDKIDQLSGSYDLFKIVMLENYGISIAKKLISSVDIWLNNPLPPFEASGTSGMKAILNGVLQVSTLDGWVVEAEDKGIGKIFGYRFNGTDIGNEHDLKMNEDSRQLYDALGEMARIYYTTNKKGQVDVSSPWIDMMINCLCAGAYFNTYRMLDQYKEKIWKRKD; encoded by the coding sequence ATGCCAGACAAGCAGTTAGAAGAATTTCTATCATTGGTAGAGGTGGATGATTTTGATAATATTTACAGCGTTGATATAAAAGACGGTAAATATTTCGGGTTTCCGCTAGGCTCTATTATAGAAGCCGAGAAGCGCCTAAGATCAGAGAAAGAAAATCCTCTGGCCTATTTTTCCATGGAATACGGCCTGGCAACAAGTTTTTATAATAGGTTCCAGTCTGTGCGTTTAACTGATTCCAGGAATAAAGTCGCAGAGCACGAAGTTTTCTCCAATTACCGCTTGGCAGATTATTTTTTCACTTTGAAACTGGATTCCCTGGAGGATCTTCCCATATATAGCGGAGGATTGGGGGTTTTAGCAGGGGATACTTTAAAGACTATGGCGGATTATCATCTTCCGGCGGTGGGAGTGGGGATATTATGGAATACCGGATATTTCCGCCAGAGGTTCTTTTTTAAATACGGCCAGTTCCCCGAGGCAATGCATTGGCACGCGCATTCGTATCCGGGGCTAGTTCCGCTAAAGAATAAAGTTGTTGTGTCTTTACGTAATTGCAACCTATATTTGAAACTTTGGAAATATTATGTCTATAGCTATAAGCATGATTATGTCATACCTTTGGTGCTTCTTGACGCGGATGTTCCGGAGAATGAAGGCAGTTTTCGCCGTTTGACCGACCAGTTATATAGAAGCGAAAGCCTGACCGCGCAAATTATGCAGAGGATCGTATTAGGTATGGGAGGGGCTCTTGCGGTAGATGAATTAAAGTATAAGATCAATACCTATCATATGAATGAAGGCCACGCGGTATTTGCTTTTGTGGGCAGGGCCCGCGGCGTCCCTGCCGACGGAATAAAAGAATTATCCCAGCATTTTGTTTATACCTGCCATACTCCGGTTGCCGCCGGGCATGACCGTTATCCTGTGAGCGATCTAAGCGCGATTCTTAAGAGCGAAGACTGCGCGTTAATAGAGGCATTGGGTAAAGAAAATAACGATACAGTAAACCTGACGCTACTTTCCATAAACGCATCCCGGGCAGTAAACGCGGTTGCCTTAAGCCATCAAAGAGTCATGCATCTGCAGTTTCCCCGTTATAAGGATAAGGTACAATATGTGACAAACGGCGTGCATTCTCACACCTGGATGTCGGATAGATTTAAGGCGCTTCTTGAGAAATATTCTTCATCCATTGGAGATGTTAGGGCAAATCCCATGGGATTAGATAAAACCAAGAAATTAGCCAGCGATATGAATTTCCGCTTTGATATCTGGCAGGCGCATCAGGAGAATAAAGCCGATTTCTGTAATATGCTTGAGAAATGGAAGATTAATAAAGATGTTTTAACTATTTGCTGGGCGCGCAGGATCGCTTCTTACAAACGCCCGGGGATGATCCTTCAAGACGCCCAGGCGCTTATTGATATCGCCAAGAAATTCGGCCCCTTGCAGGTAATCCTCGCCGGGAAAGCTCATCCAAAAGACAATCTGGGTTTTACCTATATTAATCAGCTGCTTGATAAAATAGACCAGCTTTCCGGATCGTATGACCTTTTTAAAATTGTTATGCTTGAGAATTACGGGATTTCTATTGCCAAGAAATTGATTTCAAGCGTGGATATTTGGCTTAATAACCCGCTGCCGCCTTTTGAAGCATCCGGCACAAGCGGCATGAAGGCGATTTTAAACGGCGTGCTTCAAGTTAGCACTCTTGACGGATGGGTGGTAGAGGCTGAAGATAAGGGGATAGGCAAGATCTTCGGTTATAGGTTTAACGGTACGGATATAGGCAACGAACATGATTTAAAGATGAATGAAGATTCTCGTCAGTTGTATGATGCCCTTGGGGAAATGGCGCGGATTTATTATACGACCAATAAAAAAGGGCAGGTCGATGTTTCCTCGCCCTGGATCGATATGATGATAAACTGCTTGTGCGCGGGGGCGTATTTCAATACCTACCGGATGCTGGATCAATATAAAGAGAAAATTTGGAAGCGTAAAGATTAA
- the hydF gene encoding [FeFe] hydrogenase H-cluster maturation GTPase HydF translates to MKKTPKSLRLHIGIFGRTNVGKSSFLNLVAGQDIAITSSIAGTTTDVVEKTMELLPVGPVVFLDTAGLDDSSLLGEARLKKTRKVFDRSDVIVLLTEAGNWDAYENQVVEEAQKRKIPLIAVVNKTDLKAPDEEFLSGIKVPRVISCSSLDLANRDKYLNALKEHILNVCPDEFLNPPPLIGDLLPAAGLAVLIVPIDLQAPKGRLILPQVQAIRDALDNDSGVVVVKEREYAAVLDKLKNPPDIVVCDSQVVLKMVADTPVNVKCTTFSILFSRYKGDLIEAARGAAVIEKLKPQDKVLISEACSHHAIEDDIGRVKIPRWLRQYIGGDIQIDVSSGKDYPENLSEYKLVIHCGGCMLTRREMLFRIQKAKEAGVAITNYGMAVSVVQGVIKRTLSPFPAALDAYQSQLAGKITANK, encoded by the coding sequence ATGAAAAAAACTCCTAAATCACTGCGTTTGCATATTGGTATCTTCGGCAGGACTAATGTCGGCAAATCAAGTTTCCTGAACCTGGTTGCCGGGCAGGATATTGCTATCACATCTTCTATCGCCGGAACTACTACCGATGTGGTGGAAAAAACAATGGAATTATTGCCGGTGGGGCCAGTTGTGTTTCTGGATACTGCCGGGCTTGATGACAGCTCGCTTCTGGGCGAGGCAAGGCTTAAGAAAACCCGCAAGGTCTTTGACCGTTCGGATGTGATTGTGCTTTTAACAGAAGCGGGAAACTGGGACGCTTATGAGAATCAGGTTGTTGAAGAGGCCCAAAAAAGAAAAATTCCGCTTATCGCGGTTGTGAATAAAACTGATCTGAAAGCGCCTGATGAGGAATTTCTTTCCGGGATAAAAGTGCCGCGGGTTATTTCCTGTTCCAGCCTGGACCTTGCCAATCGCGATAAATACCTGAACGCCTTGAAAGAGCATATCCTTAATGTCTGCCCGGATGAATTTCTGAATCCGCCGCCTTTAATTGGAGACCTTCTTCCTGCCGCAGGATTGGCGGTTTTGATCGTTCCGATAGATTTACAGGCGCCTAAGGGCAGGCTTATCTTGCCGCAGGTGCAGGCAATCCGCGATGCCTTGGATAATGATTCAGGGGTTGTGGTAGTTAAGGAAAGGGAATACGCCGCAGTGCTTGATAAATTAAAAAATCCTCCAGATATTGTGGTCTGTGATTCCCAAGTGGTGTTGAAGATGGTTGCCGATACGCCGGTTAATGTTAAATGCACGACTTTTTCCATTCTCTTTTCCCGTTACAAAGGAGATTTGATTGAGGCTGCCCGCGGCGCGGCAGTCATTGAAAAGCTTAAACCCCAAGATAAGGTTTTGATTTCCGAGGCCTGCAGTCATCACGCCATTGAGGACGATATCGGCAGGGTCAAGATCCCCAGGTGGCTGCGCCAATATATAGGAGGGGATATCCAGATTGATGTTTCTTCCGGAAAAGATTATCCGGAGAATTTAAGCGAGTATAAATTAGTCATTCACTGCGGAGGTTGCATGCTGACTCGCAGGGAAATGCTTTTTCGTATCCAGAAGGCCAAAGAGGCAGGCGTGGCTATCACTAATTACGGCATGGCAGTATCGGTTG
- the hydG gene encoding [FeFe] hydrogenase H-cluster radical SAM maturase HydG, producing the protein MQNILEQAKNWKKEVIREEENAKYLKGGRCFIDEPQIARLLEAKRNVDPGKIRDIIQKALDVQTLELAETAALLNVQGQDLWEQIFQAAARIKRKVYDNRIVTFAPLYCSSLCVNNCAYCGFRGENQVIKRRRLSLDEVRKEAEVLAGNLGHKRLIVVFGEHPASGADYICEVMRQIYAVKVKARRGEGAIRRVNVNAASMSIADYKQVKAAGIGTFQIFQETYHRQTYSLVHPAQTIKGDYLWRLYSLHRAMEAGIDDVAIGALFGLYDWRFEVMGLLSHARDLESFFGIGPHTVSFPRLEPAANTPFVKNTGYLVSDEDFKKLVAVLRLSIPYAGMIVTCRENPSVMREVIAMCTQRDASSKVGIGAYSERGDTQEENIQQFILGDSRSLDEVICDLASMGYITSFCTAGYRCGRTGDNIMGMLKSGKEGCLCKLNAVLTFQEWLEDFASDDTRKMGEGLIAREIAEIEKRVPADFSSSILNSFKEYHRRIKNGERDLCF; encoded by the coding sequence ATGCAGAATATTCTGGAACAAGCTAAGAATTGGAAGAAAGAAGTGATCAGGGAAGAAGAGAACGCCAAATATCTTAAAGGCGGCAGGTGTTTTATAGACGAACCGCAGATTGCGCGTTTGTTGGAAGCCAAGCGGAATGTTGACCCTGGCAAGATACGGGATATTATCCAGAAAGCTTTGGATGTTCAGACACTTGAGTTGGCGGAAACTGCGGCTTTGCTTAATGTGCAAGGCCAAGATTTATGGGAACAGATATTCCAGGCTGCCGCGCGCATCAAAAGAAAAGTTTACGACAACCGGATAGTGACTTTCGCGCCGCTTTACTGCTCAAGCTTGTGCGTGAATAATTGCGCCTATTGCGGGTTTCGCGGGGAGAATCAGGTTATTAAGCGCAGGAGATTAAGCCTTGATGAAGTGCGCAAAGAAGCAGAAGTGCTTGCTGGAAATCTGGGGCATAAGAGGCTGATTGTGGTTTTTGGTGAGCATCCTGCGTCGGGAGCGGATTATATCTGTGAAGTAATGCGCCAGATTTACGCGGTAAAAGTCAAGGCCCGCCGCGGCGAGGGGGCTATCCGCAGGGTAAATGTCAATGCCGCTTCTATGAGTATCGCAGATTATAAACAGGTCAAAGCCGCGGGGATAGGGACTTTCCAGATCTTTCAGGAGACTTATCATCGCCAGACTTATAGCCTGGTGCATCCCGCGCAGACCATAAAAGGCGATTACCTCTGGCGGCTTTATAGTTTGCACCGGGCAATGGAAGCCGGAATTGATGATGTGGCTATCGGAGCGCTGTTTGGGCTTTATGATTGGCGCTTTGAAGTAATGGGATTACTTTCTCATGCCCGCGACCTGGAAAGTTTTTTTGGTATTGGCCCGCACACCGTGTCTTTCCCCAGGCTTGAGCCGGCGGCAAATACCCCTTTTGTCAAAAATACCGGGTACTTGGTCAGCGATGAAGATTTTAAGAAATTAGTCGCAGTGTTGAGGCTGTCTATACCTTATGCCGGAATGATTGTTACCTGCAGGGAAAACCCTTCAGTGATGCGGGAAGTTATAGCCATGTGCACCCAGCGTGATGCTTCTTCCAAAGTCGGTATCGGAGCCTACAGCGAACGCGGGGACACGCAGGAGGAAAATATCCAGCAGTTTATTTTAGGCGACAGCCGCTCGCTTGATGAGGTGATCTGCGATCTGGCGTCAATGGGATATATTACTTCTTTTTGCACTGCCGGTTACCGCTGCGGAAGAACCGGGGATAATATTATGGGTATGTTAAAAAGCGGCAAAGAGGGGTGTTTGTGTAAATTGAACGCGGTTTTGACTTTTCAGGAATGGCTGGAAGATTTTGCAAGCGATGATACCAGGAAGATGGGTGAAGGATTGATTGCCCGTGAAATCGCCGAAATTGAAAAAAGGGTGCCGGCTGATTTTTCTTCCAGTATTTTAAATTCTTTTAAAGAATATCACCGCCGGATAAAAAACGGCGAGCGCGACTTGTGTTTTTAA
- a CDS encoding RtcB family protein produces MKLEKIDDFRWRVPKTGGMRVPGIIYADEKLLKDILQDKAVQQVANVAFLPGIVRASLAMPDIHWGFGFPIGGVAATDPEEAGVISPGGVGYDINCGIRLLTTYLDYDEVKDKLETLVYALFSDIPSGVGSEGDIRLSAREEKEILLKGAGWAVKRGFGIDEDLIYTEENGCMQGALPDMVSEKAYKRGQSQSGTLGSGNHFLEVQVIDQLYDREICDALELRLGQVTVMIHSGSRGFGYQICDDYAREMVGCMQKYSITVPDRQLACAPVNSQEGKAYLGAMKCAANYAWANRQCLMHLSREVFARVFSKSWEKLGMRLLYDVAHNIAKIEKHMVGKEQKALCVHRKGATRAFGPGHPALPDKYRQFGQPVIIPGDMGRNSYLLFGTQKAMDETFGSACHGAGRVKSRTSALRLINKDILLKDLQSKGIIVKASGRDTIVEEAPAAYKDVNDVVRVVHEAGLAKRVCRMRPLGVIKG; encoded by the coding sequence ATAAAATTAGAGAAAATTGACGATTTTCGCTGGCGCGTTCCTAAAACTGGCGGCATGCGCGTGCCGGGCATTATTTACGCGGATGAAAAACTTCTTAAGGATATTTTGCAGGATAAAGCTGTCCAACAGGTGGCAAATGTGGCGTTCTTGCCGGGGATTGTTAGAGCGTCTTTGGCCATGCCGGATATACACTGGGGTTTTGGCTTTCCGATCGGAGGGGTGGCGGCAACCGACCCGGAAGAAGCAGGAGTTATTTCTCCCGGAGGGGTAGGGTATGATATAAATTGCGGCATCAGGCTTTTGACTACGTACCTTGATTATGATGAAGTTAAAGATAAACTCGAAACTTTAGTCTATGCTTTGTTTTCTGATATTCCATCAGGGGTGGGCTCTGAAGGTGATATCCGCTTAAGCGCCAGAGAAGAAAAAGAAATATTACTTAAGGGCGCGGGTTGGGCGGTGAAAAGGGGTTTTGGCATAGATGAGGATTTAATTTATACTGAAGAAAACGGATGTATGCAAGGCGCGCTTCCTGATATGGTCTCAGAGAAGGCCTATAAACGAGGGCAATCGCAGTCCGGGACATTGGGTTCAGGAAATCATTTTTTGGAAGTGCAGGTAATTGACCAGCTTTATGACCGCGAAATTTGCGACGCGCTGGAATTGCGTTTGGGGCAGGTAACTGTGATGATTCATTCTGGATCGCGGGGGTTTGGTTATCAAATCTGCGATGATTATGCCAGAGAAATGGTCGGTTGCATGCAAAAATATTCCATTACTGTTCCGGACCGCCAGCTTGCTTGCGCGCCGGTTAACTCTCAAGAAGGCAAGGCTTATTTAGGAGCAATGAAATGCGCGGCAAATTACGCTTGGGCGAATCGTCAGTGTTTGATGCATTTGTCCCGGGAAGTTTTCGCGCGCGTCTTTAGTAAATCTTGGGAGAAATTAGGCATGCGTTTGCTTTATGATGTGGCGCATAATATCGCTAAAATAGAGAAACACATGGTTGGAAAAGAGCAGAAAGCTTTATGTGTGCATAGAAAGGGCGCCACCCGCGCCTTTGGCCCGGGGCATCCCGCCTTGCCGGATAAATACCGCCAGTTTGGCCAGCCGGTAATTATTCCCGGTGATATGGGGAGAAATTCATATCTTTTGTTCGGCACGCAAAAAGCCATGGACGAAACCTTTGGCTCTGCTTGTCATGGCGCGGGTAGAGTCAAATCCCGCACATCTGCCTTGCGTTTAATAAATAAAGATATCCTATTGAAAGATTTGCAATCCAAGGGTATAATTGTAAAGGCTTCAGGGCGCGACACAATTGTGGAGGAAGCTCCTGCGGCGTATAAGGATGTGAATGATGTGGTGCGCGTGGTGCATGAGGCAGGTTTGGCGAAACGCGTCTGCAGGATGCGTCCGTTAGGGGTAATTAAGGGTTAA
- the serS gene encoding serine--tRNA ligase: MLDIKFIRENPDVVRQALKDRNLSLGLDEFLNLDESRRKISTEMESLRAQRNKANDEISRLLKEKQDAKPVIASMKEISEKISSLEQEERSLDEAMKKIAMTIPNIPHVSLPKGDASNNKIVRSWGQPAKFDFKPVPHTEICQKLDIVDFPRGTKITGSNWILYKGLGARLERALINFMLDLHTKKHGYTEIFPPFLVNRASMTGTGQLPKLEEDMYKLKDDDLFLIPTAEVPVTNIFRDDILEEENLPIYYAAYSACFRREAGSYGKDTKGLSRVHQFDKVEMVKFVKPEDSYDELEKLVGNAEEVLQLLGLPYRVVLLSTQDVSFAASKCYDLEAYAAGSDKWFEVSSCSNFENFQARRANIKFRRKDTKKLDYVHTLNGSGVALARTVIAILENYQQKDGSVVIPENLRPYFDGRERIF; encoded by the coding sequence ATGTTAGATATTAAATTTATTCGCGAAAATCCGGATGTAGTAAGGCAGGCGCTTAAGGATAGGAATCTATCTCTTGGGCTTGATGAATTCTTAAATCTTGATGAATCCCGCCGTAAGATTTCTACAGAAATGGAATCTTTGCGTGCTCAAAGAAATAAAGCTAACGACGAAATAAGCCGGCTTCTTAAGGAAAAACAAGACGCCAAACCGGTGATTGCGTCCATGAAAGAAATTTCCGAGAAGATTTCTTCTTTGGAACAGGAAGAGCGCTCGCTTGACGAGGCAATGAAGAAAATCGCCATGACTATCCCCAATATCCCGCATGTTTCTTTGCCCAAAGGCGATGCTTCAAATAATAAGATTGTAAGAAGTTGGGGTCAGCCTGCGAAGTTCGACTTTAAACCTGTGCCGCATACAGAAATCTGCCAAAAATTAGATATCGTTGATTTTCCGCGCGGCACCAAAATCACCGGTTCAAATTGGATACTTTATAAAGGCTTAGGCGCGCGGCTTGAAAGAGCGCTTATTAATTTTATGCTTGATTTACACACCAAGAAACACGGATACACAGAAATATTCCCGCCGTTTTTAGTGAATCGCGCTTCGATGACCGGCACTGGGCAGCTTCCAAAGTTGGAAGAGGATATGTATAAATTAAAAGACGATGATTTATTTCTTATCCCCACAGCAGAAGTTCCGGTAACCAATATTTTCCGTGATGATATTCTTGAGGAAGAAAATCTCCCTATTTATTATGCTGCCTACAGTGCTTGTTTTCGCCGTGAAGCTGGCTCGTACGGAAAAGACACCAAGGGTTTATCGCGCGTGCATCAGTTTGATAAAGTAGAGATGGTTAAATTTGTAAAGCCGGAAGATTCCTATGATGAGTTGGAAAAATTAGTGGGCAATGCCGAGGAGGTTTTGCAATTATTAGGCCTGCCGTATCGGGTGGTGCTTCTTTCCACGCAGGATGTAAGTTTCGCCGCCAGCAAGTGCTATGATCTAGAGGCTTATGCCGCAGGAAGCGATAAGTGGTTTGAAGTCTCAAGCTGCAGTAATTTTGAGAATTTCCAGGCCCGCCGCGCCAATATTAAATTCCGGCGCAAGGATACCAAGAAGTTGGATTATGTGCACACTTTAAACGGTTCAGGGGTGGCTTTAGCGCGCACAGTTATCGCGATCTTAGAAAATTATCAACAAAAAGACGGGTCGGTCGTTATCCCGGAAAACTTGAGGCCCTATTTCGATGGCAGAGAAAGAATTTTTTAA